From Lutra lutra chromosome 14, mLutLut1.2, whole genome shotgun sequence, a single genomic window includes:
- the LOC125085126 gene encoding cytochrome P450 2E1: protein MAALGITVALLVWMATLMLISIWKQIYSSWKLPPGPFPLPIIGNLLQLDMKNVPKSFTKLAERYGPVFTLYLGSQRTVVLHGYKAVKEALLDHKNDLSGRGEIFAFQLHKDRGITFNNGPGWKDTRRLSLTTLRDYGMGKRGNEERIQREIPFLLEALRGTRGQPFDPTFLLGFAPCNVIADILFRKHFDYTDETGLRIQRLFNENFRLLSTGWLQLYNIFPSYLHYLPGSHWKMLRNVSEIKDYTLARVKEHQRSLNTGCLRDFTDCLLLELQKERYSSEPWFTLDNIAVTVADLFFAGTETTSTTLRYGLLVLMKYPEVEEKLHEEIDRVIGPSRIPAIKDRLEMPYMDAVVHEIQRFIDLLPSNLPHEANRDTVFRGYIIPKGTVVIPTLDSLLFDKQEFPDPEKFKPEHFLNENGKFKYSDYFKAFSAGKRVCVGEGLARMELFLFLSAILQHFNLKSLVDPKDIDLSPIAIGFAKIPPYYKLCLIPRSG, encoded by the exons ATGGCTGCCTTGGGCATCACAGTTGCCCTGTTGGTGTGGATGGCCACCCTAATGCTTATATCTATCTGGAAACAGATCTACAGCAGCTGGAAACTGCCCCCTGGCCCTTTTCCACTGCCCATTATTGGGAATCTTCTTCAGTTAGATATGAAGAATGTTCCAAAGTCTTTCACCAAG CTAGCAGAGCGGTACGGGCCGGTGTTCACCTTGTACCTGGGCTCCCAGCGCACTGTGGTCCTACATGGCTACAAGGCGGTGAAGGAAGCTCTGCTTGACCACAAGAATGACCTTTCTGGCAGAGGAGAAATCTTTGCATTCCAGTTGCACAAAGACAGAG GGATTACTTTCAACAATGGACCAGGCTGGAAGGACACCCGGAGACTCTCCCTGACGACGCTCCGGGACTACGGCATGGGGAAGCGTGGCAACGAGGAGCGGATCCAGAGGGAGATCCCCTTCCTGCTGGAGGCGCTCAGGGGCACCCGGG GCCAGCCCTTTGACCCCACCTTTCTGTTGGGCTTTGCCCCCTGCAACGTCATCGCTGACATCCTCTTCCGTAAGCACTTCGACTACACGGACGAGACGGGCCTGAGGATACAGAGGCTCTTCAACGAGAACTTCAGGCTGCTCAGCACGGGCTGGCTCCAA ctttataACATTTTCCCAAGCTATCTGCACTACCTGCCTGGAAGCCATTGGAAAATGTTAAGAAACGTGTCGGAAATAAAAGATTACACTTTGGCAAGAGTGAAGGAGCACCAGCGGTCACTCAACACCGGCTGCCTCCGGGACTTCACGGACTGCCTGCTCCTGGAGCTGCAGAAG GAAAGATACAGTTCAGAGCCCTGGTTCACCCTGGACAATATTGCTGTGACTGTGGCTGACCTGTTCTTTGCGGGCACAGAGACCACCAGCACCACTCTGAGATATGGGCTCCTGGTTCTCATGAAATATCCAGAGGTCGAAG AGAAACTCCATGAAGAAATCGACAGGGTGATCGGGCCAAGCCGCATCCCTGCCATCAAGGACAGGCTGGAGATGCCCTACATGGACGCCGTGGTGCACGAGATTCAGCGGTTCATCGACCTCCTGCCCTCCAACCTGCCCCACGAAGCAAACCGGGACACGGTGTTCAGAGGTTACATCATCCCCAAG GGCACGGTTGTAATTCCAACCCTGGACTCCCTCTTGTTTGACAAGCAAGAATTCCCTGATCCAGAGAAGTTTAAGCCAGAGCACTTTCTGAATGAAAATGGGAAGTTCAAATATAGTgactattttaaagcattttctgcAG GAAAGCGGGTGTGTGTTGGAGAAGGCCTGGCTCGCATGGAATTGTTCCTGTTCTTGTCCGCTATTCTGCAACACTTTAACCTGAAGTCTCTTGTTGACCCCAAGGATATTGACCTCAGTCCCATCGCAATCGGGTTTGCCAAGATCCCACCCTATTACAAACTCTGTCTCATTCCCCGCTCAGGCTGA